CGGAAATCGGTATCAACCAGGTGCGGGCCGAGCACGAACAGGAAGTGGCCGACAAGGCGCACGAGATCGCCGTCGAAAGAGTGCTGGACCTGTTGTTGCCTCCACCGCCGGTGCAAGCCAAGCGCGCGCCGGACGCGGAAATCGTTTACGAAGAAGAGCCTGTCGAAGGCGAGGACTTCGTGATTGTGCACGCGGAGGAGGAGAGCGCGACGTCCGAGGAAGACGCGGCGCGCAGTTACGAGCGCACACGCGAGAAGTTCCGCAAGATGTTGCTGAACGGCAAGCTGGACGATCGCGATGTGGAGATGAAGGTACCCGACCACTCGAAAATGCCGATGATCGAGATACTCTCCGGTTCCGGACTCGAGGACATGGACATCAACTTCAAGGACATGTTCGGCAACCTTTTCCCGGCGAAGACGAAAAAGACGAAGGTGAAGGTGCCCGAAGCCATGAGATTGATCGTGCGGGAGGAAACTCAACGCCTGATCGATATGGAGAAGGTTCAGGTCGAGGCGATCCGGCGTGTCGAGCAGAGCGGCATCATTTTTCTCGACGAAATCGACAAAATCGCCGGGCGGGAAAGCGGGCACGGTCCGGACGTTTCGCGTGAAGGCGTGCAACGCGACCTGCTGCCGATTGTGGAAGGCAGCAACGTAAATACCAAGCACGGCATGGTGCGCACCGATCACATCCTGTTCGTCGCAGCCGGCGCGTTCAATGTGGCGAAGCCTTCGGACCTCATCCCCGAGATGCAGGGGCGCTTCCCGATTCGTGTCGAACTCAAGAGTCTGTCGCTCGAAGCTTTCGTGCGGATTCTCACTGAGCCGCGGAACGCCTTGACCAAGCAGTACGAAGCATTGCTGGATACGGAAGGCGTGACGCTCAAATTCACCAAGGACGGCATCCGCCGCCTCGCCGAGGTCGCCGTGGAGGTTAACGAAAAAACCGAGGAAATCGGGGCGCGGCGCCTAGCGACGGTGATGGAGAAACTTTTGGAGACAGTCAGTTTCAACGCGCCGGATATGGGCGGGCAGACCGTGACGATCAACAAAGCCTTTGTTCACGACGCGTTGGCGGAAATTACCGAAGACGTCGATTTGTCGCGCTTCATTCTGTAATAGGGGATCGCTATGAGACATTTTCTGAGTTTGGCCGACTGGAGCGCGGATGAAATCGGGCGCGTGTTCGATGTTGCCGCGGACCTGCGTGAATTGTGGCGGGACGACAAAGAGCACCGCCCGCTCGACGGTCGCAGCGTCGCGCTCATTTTCGAAAAAAGCAGCACCCGCACACGAGTCTCGTTCGAGGTGGGGTGTTTCCAACTTGGCGCGCAAGGCCTGTTTTTGTCCTCACGTGATCTGCAGATGGGCCGCGGCGAGCCGATCAAGGATACCGCCCGCGTGCTCTCGCGCTACGTCGACGCGGTGATGATTCGCACTTTCGGGCAGGACGTGCTGGAAGAATTCGCCGCCCACGCCACGGTGCCGGTCATCAATGGGCTGACCGATTTGCTGCATCCGTGTCAGATATTGGCCGACCTGCAGACGGTGATCGATTACGTAGGTCACTACGAAAAACGAAAGATCGCCTACCTTGGCGACGGCAACAACATGGCGAACAGTTGGCTCAACGCGGCCGGCCGCCTGGGCTTCGACCTGGCGCTCGCGTGCCCCGAGGGATACGCGCCGAACGCGGAAATTCTCGCCCGAGCGCAAGCCGAAGGCGCCGGCAGCATTACGGTGACGACCAACCCTGCCGAGGCCGTCGCCGACGCCCACGTGGTGACCACGGACGTCTGGACCTCGATGGGAATGGAAGGGCAGGAGGATACGCGGCGTGCGGCCTTCGACGGTTTCCAGGTCAATGCCGAATTGATGGCCCTGGCCAGGGACGACGCGATTTTCCTGCACTGCCTGCCGGCGCATCGCGGCGAGGAAGTGACCGACGAGGTGATGGAATCGCCCGCGTCGAAGGTTTGGGACGAAGCCGAAAACCGCCTGCACGTGCAAAAAGCGATCATGGCGATGCTGATTGAGCCGGAGTCGTTCGCTTGAGCGAAGCTCGGTTGATTCTCGCCAGCGCCAGTCCGCGACGGCGCGACTTGATCACGCAGCTCGGCATCGATTTCGAGGTGTGTGTTTCCGGCGTGCCCGAGGAGCAGTTGCCGGGCGAAACGCCTGGGGATCACACGCGGCGCCTGGCTCGGGAGAAGGCGGCGGCGGTTGCGGCGAAGTATCCGTCCCGCTGGGTGCTGGGGGCCGACACGGCGGTGGTCGTTGACGATGCGATTCTGGGCAAGCCGCGGGACGCGGCCGAGGCGGTTGCGATGCTGCGTTTGATCAGCGGTCGTTGGCACATCGTCTTCACCGGCTTTTGCCTCATGCATCTTGAACAAGGGCGGGAATACGTGGACGTGGCCATGTCCGACGTGTTCATCCGTCTTTTGTCCGACGCGCAGATTCGCGCGTACGTCGCCACGGGCGAGCCGATGGACAAAGCCGGCGCGTACGCCATTCAGGGTATCGGGGCGGGGCTGGTGCAGCAGGTCAAGGGTTCGTACACGAACGTAGTCGGCCTGCCGCTGGCGGAAGTGGCGATGTTGTGGGAAACGATCTACGGTGAAGACATCCTGGTGAAGGGAAAGCCATGAGTGTGGCGGAAAACCTCAGAACCGTGTTGGAAGAAATCAGCCGCGCGGCCGAGCAAGCGGGGCGCGATGCGGCCTCGGTGCGTCTGGTCGCGGTGAGCAAAAAGCACGAGGCGGCGGCGATCGAGGCGGCGATGGCGGCCGGTCAAATGGACTTCGGCGAAAACTATGTGCAGGAGTTGCGCGACAAAGCGATGAAGGTTGCCGGCGAGCCGCGGTGGCATTACATCGGCCATCTGCAACGCAACAAGGTGAAATACCTGGCGCCGTGGATCCACATGATTCACACGGTGGACAGTATCCGTTTAGCGGACGGAATCGCTAGGCGGGCGGGCCTGCATGAACGCCGGATCAAAATCCTGGTGCAGGTCAACGTGGCGCGAGAGGGTGTCAAGAGCGGTTGCGACCCCGAAGACGCGTCCGCATTGGTGCAACACGCGGCGGCTTTGCCGGAGTTGGAAGTGTGCGGCCTGATGACCATGCCGCCGTTTTGGCCGCCCGAGCAGGTCCGCCCTTTCTTTCGCGGCCTGCGCGAATTGCGCGACCGGTTGCAGGATGATTTGGGCTTGGCGCTGCCGGAATTATCGATGGGAATGTCGGCGGATTTTCCCGCGGCAATCGAGGAAGGCGCGACGCTCGTGCGGGTCGGCACCCGGATTTTCGGCGCTCGTTAATCGCCTTGCATTCACCAATTCTTTTAGTCAACATGGCCGCAAGGTCCCCTACCGGCGGGAGAAGATCGACGAATGGCGAAAAATCGCATGCGGATTTTTATATACACGGATCTGATGCACGAGTTGCAGAAGCTTTCCAAGGTCGAAGAGAATCACGCCCTTGGGCAAGCGGGCAGTACGCCGCTTTACGTGATGATGAATATGACCCGGCCCAGCAATGACGTTTTCGACTTGGGGCTCGATGACGACGCGCAAGATTTCATCAACGCGCAGGAACTCGAAGAGTTGTTTTCCGATGAAGACGGCGAACTGATCGAGGAACTCGAAAACCATCCGGACCTCTTTCGCGCCATCCCCTTCGAATTGGAGGACGGCTCGGAGGCCTTGGCGTACGATTTCGTCCGGCGCAGCCTCTATACGATGCACCGCATCCAGGACGAGAGCGATTGGGATTTGGCGATGCGCACGTACGATCCGACATGGGTCATCGGACCGTCCATTCCGCAAACCATCCGGAAACAGCCGGCGTCGTTGATTCGACCGCTTCGCCGGCGCCGCCGGTAGTCTTTTCTCTTTTCCTTAAATCAAGCAGCTAGAGCAGGCGAAGCATTTCCCCGAACGTTTGGGAGAACATCTCGGCGGCGGCCGTGGCGGCGTCCAGTACCTCGTGGTGCGTGGGATTCTCCTCGCCGGTGCCGTCATTGGCTACGTTCGTGATGCAGGCCAACGCGACGACTTGCAGGCCGGCGTAGCGGGCGAAAATCGCTTCGGGCACGGTGCTCATGCAGGCAATGTCGCCGCCGATGACGCGGGTCATGCGTACTTCGGCCGGAGATTCGTAGTTGGGGCCGGCAAACGCGGTCAGCACGCCTTGGTGCAGGCGGCCGCCGCGCTCGGCCACGTGCGCCCGTAACTCGTCGAAAAAGTCGGTGCGGTACAGATCGGTCAACGACACGAAGGGCGAGACCTCCGGATCGAGAAACGCGTTGCCCTGGTATTCGCGAATCATTTCGAACAGAGGGTTGGTGCCCATGAGATTAATGTGGTCGCGGACCAGCACGATGTCGCCCGCGCGGTAATCGGGATTGATGCCGCCGACGGCGGTCGTCAGGCAGATCGTGTGGGCGCCGAGACCGGCCGCGACTTGCACGGGCAACGTGAGTTTTGCGCCGGAAGCGCCCTCGTAAAAATGGAAGCGGCCGACGAATACGCCGACCTGGATTTCATCCAGCGAGCCCACGACCAGCTTGCCCGGGTGGCCGGGAATGCTCGGGGCCGGGTAGCCTTCGATTTGGTCGTAGGGGATTTGTTTGCGGACATGCAGTTGGTCGACGATGCCCGAGAGCCCGCTGCCGCTGACGGCGACGACATCGAGTTGCTCGACGCCGTGACGCTTGAGACTGGCGATGATGCGGTCACGGTCCGGATGGCGGAGAGGGAAGTTCTTACAAGGCATTCGCAGTTCCTACTCGCAGAGCATCTTGTACTCATCGGCGCGGGCGCCGAATTCTCCGTAAGGATCCATTTGCTTGATACGCTTGAGCAGGTCGAGCCCGCGTTTTTTATCGCCTTGCTTGCACACGACCATGGCCAGGTCGAGCATGGCTTCGGGAAACACGGGTCTGATTTCCAAACCGCGTTCGAGAATTTCCCGCGCGTCGTCGTAACGCTCCAAGGCGATGTAGACCTTGGCGAGGTTGTCGTAGGCGGTGAAGTACAGGCGGTCGTGGTCGATACATTCCTTGAGAAACTTCTCCGCTTCGAGGTAATCGCGCCTTTTGAAGTAGGCATACCCCAGGGCGTTGAGGGATTGGGCCCGGTTGCGGTAGAGGTCATTTTCCAGCGCGCTGTGGAACTCCTTGATGGCTATCTCGTAGCGGCCTTGAGTCAAGTAAAGGTGGCCGAGGTTGTGATGGGAGTCGGAGTGGTCGGGTTGCAGTTCAATCGCCTTCTTGAAGTTGCTGACCGCCTTGCCGTATTTCTCTTTGGAATAATAGACGATGCCCAGCGCGTGGTAGATTTCGGGATCGTTGGGATTGTAGGTCAGGGCCGTCTGGAGATCGCCGAGGGCGCTTGTGGGGTCGCCGTGGTACATGGAGGCGACGGCCATTTCGTAATAGCCTTGTGCTTTGCGGGCATCATCTTCGCCGACGCGTTTTTTACCGCAGGAGGCCGCGATCATCGAGAACGCCACAAGCACAATAACCAGATTTCGAACTAGTCGCATATTTTTTGCCTCGGCCGAATTCGGCCAAACTGTTAGCACCGAGCCATGATGGTGTCAATATAAAGGCTTATGAGCTTAGGGAAAAGCGGGCAAGGCGAGATAACGAGCCGCTTGGCAGGGGGCCGACATTTGATTATAAAACACCAGAGTATTTAACTTCTAACATTTTGGTGGATTTCGATGGCTGAAACAAATGCCGCCCGTCCGGGGCCGCAGGGGCCTTCGGCGCGATCAGTCGTATTGATTGTTTTCGTACTGGCCGCGTGCGCCTTGATGTTCGAACTGATTATCTCGCGCATGTCGGTCTTCTATTTGAACTACGCCAACAGCTTCTTGGCCATTCCGCTGACGCTGTTCGGGCTGGCGATCGGCAGCCTGCGCGTCCACTTAAGCAAGAAGGCGGTGGAAGAGGTCGACATCACGCGCAACCTCCTGTGGCTGACGGCGACATCGTTTCTGGCTTTCGCGATTGTGTTCTGGGTGTTCAGCCAGCATTTCACTATCGACTTGCG
This genomic window from Candidatus Lernaella stagnicola contains:
- the hslU gene encoding ATP-dependent protease ATPase subunit HslU, which gives rise to MTGFDEKHLTPRQIVAKLDRYIVEQNDAKRSVAIAVRNRWRRAQLDEELQEEIYPKNIIMIGPTGVGKTEIARRLAKLVNAPFLKVEASKFTEVGYVGRDVESMIRDLTEIGINQVRAEHEQEVADKAHEIAVERVLDLLLPPPPVQAKRAPDAEIVYEEEPVEGEDFVIVHAEEESATSEEDAARSYERTREKFRKMLLNGKLDDRDVEMKVPDHSKMPMIEILSGSGLEDMDINFKDMFGNLFPAKTKKTKVKVPEAMRLIVREETQRLIDMEKVQVEAIRRVEQSGIIFLDEIDKIAGRESGHGPDVSREGVQRDLLPIVEGSNVNTKHGMVRTDHILFVAAGAFNVAKPSDLIPEMQGRFPIRVELKSLSLEAFVRILTEPRNALTKQYEALLDTEGVTLKFTKDGIRRLAEVAVEVNEKTEEIGARRLATVMEKLLETVSFNAPDMGGQTVTINKAFVHDALAEITEDVDLSRFIL
- the argF gene encoding ornithine carbamoyltransferase; the encoded protein is MRHFLSLADWSADEIGRVFDVAADLRELWRDDKEHRPLDGRSVALIFEKSSTRTRVSFEVGCFQLGAQGLFLSSRDLQMGRGEPIKDTARVLSRYVDAVMIRTFGQDVLEEFAAHATVPVINGLTDLLHPCQILADLQTVIDYVGHYEKRKIAYLGDGNNMANSWLNAAGRLGFDLALACPEGYAPNAEILARAQAEGAGSITVTTNPAEAVADAHVVTTDVWTSMGMEGQEDTRRAAFDGFQVNAELMALARDDAIFLHCLPAHRGEEVTDEVMESPASKVWDEAENRLHVQKAIMAMLIEPESFA
- a CDS encoding Maf family protein; its protein translation is MSEARLILASASPRRRDLITQLGIDFEVCVSGVPEEQLPGETPGDHTRRLAREKAAAVAAKYPSRWVLGADTAVVVDDAILGKPRDAAEAVAMLRLISGRWHIVFTGFCLMHLEQGREYVDVAMSDVFIRLLSDAQIRAYVATGEPMDKAGAYAIQGIGAGLVQQVKGSYTNVVGLPLAEVAMLWETIYGEDILVKGKP
- a CDS encoding YggS family pyridoxal phosphate-dependent enzyme is translated as MSVAENLRTVLEEISRAAEQAGRDAASVRLVAVSKKHEAAAIEAAMAAGQMDFGENYVQELRDKAMKVAGEPRWHYIGHLQRNKVKYLAPWIHMIHTVDSIRLADGIARRAGLHERRIKILVQVNVAREGVKSGCDPEDASALVQHAAALPELEVCGLMTMPPFWPPEQVRPFFRGLRELRDRLQDDLGLALPELSMGMSADFPAAIEEGATLVRVGTRIFGAR
- a CDS encoding purine-nucleoside phosphorylase, producing the protein MPCKNFPLRHPDRDRIIASLKRHGVEQLDVVAVSGSGLSGIVDQLHVRKQIPYDQIEGYPAPSIPGHPGKLVVGSLDEIQVGVFVGRFHFYEGASGAKLTLPVQVAAGLGAHTICLTTAVGGINPDYRAGDIVLVRDHINLMGTNPLFEMIREYQGNAFLDPEVSPFVSLTDLYRTDFFDELRAHVAERGGRLHQGVLTAFAGPNYESPAEVRMTRVIGGDIACMSTVPEAIFARYAGLQVVALACITNVANDGTGEENPTHHEVLDAATAAAEMFSQTFGEMLRLL
- a CDS encoding tetratricopeptide repeat protein → MRLVRNLVIVLVAFSMIAASCGKKRVGEDDARKAQGYYEMAVASMYHGDPTSALGDLQTALTYNPNDPEIYHALGIVYYSKEKYGKAVSNFKKAIELQPDHSDSHHNLGHLYLTQGRYEIAIKEFHSALENDLYRNRAQSLNALGYAYFKRRDYLEAEKFLKECIDHDRLYFTAYDNLAKVYIALERYDDAREILERGLEIRPVFPEAMLDLAMVVCKQGDKKRGLDLLKRIKQMDPYGEFGARADEYKMLCE